A single Cottoperca gobio chromosome 5, fCotGob3.1, whole genome shotgun sequence DNA region contains:
- the LOC115007887 gene encoding band 4.1-like protein 1 isoform X1, with translation MQDSASDSKMAKQEQNSKYLDEHRETDDMSEKTSPNRNLKSPQKGSKRLKTVPFKMTLLDTSEFEGEIEQKHSKGQTLMDMVCEHLNLLEKDYFGLTFADTDTQKNWLDPSKEIKKQMRSESFPNSPWHFAFSVKFYPPDPSQLTEDITRYYLCLQLRDDMLSGRLPCSFVTHALLGSYSVQAELGDYDQDDHGSDYVSDFRFAPNQTRELEERVMELHRNYKGMTPADAEINFLENAKKLSMYGVDLHHAKDSEGIDIMLGVCANGLLIYRDRLRINRFAWPKILKISYKRSNFYIKIRPGEYEQFESTIGFKLPNHRAAKRLWKVCIEHHTFFRLVSPEPPPKGFLVMGSKFRYSGRTQAQTRQASALIDRPAPHFDRSTSKRYLLSRSLDGAEFSRPISAMCENHDGLTHRSVSEQRRLNRPSMDEQETELEPSLEQDEDDKDQELEDKTEEEYDGDVTPSRKKEIMEEAGSPVDSKQEFLDKSKDVLLKHQASINELKRALKEPNSKLSYREKHLSATSPTGTPEKKASVGRAVGKDPVNSLSVEGFVQKTVVTSPEGSEEWVLIEKQETYQQDHDWKAEEKIKSLTSDSSWETEEVEKEIDLTKMIHKEVTGYDRKEMKSHIDEFPSTKSSREADECSESRPTNKSRFVIQLSENADLLPDKSQSKPSQASDPEANNDVAPGSLKIKECSTSKPRKKRRPQSLNLGMPPELIYGKESSDSTEEGNEGSESDISPEQTSKTGNPCELLPVETMKDDQESRKDQTVRVYTDNQEDISIESECRQVSTQEAEQVKRKVSQVGPADIDLGSVNGPGKTEQDSSLAGVKGECVTKVRGRGLIDNKELAEVKLRQVRTHERKISSSGGEDIEGLMGDRGQRTSLHRLSGSSCQSEISRIVPLKPERSKSVACKDERDRDEPTRLMRREYRWSVGSPEGSLDLAWTDSAAFHPAFAADLEGIAKAEHPDESFQSGRGPTESHSFSSKISALPKMAPPAPPVKTQKARESGLILRNSRNAGREPSLDAAKKRHSEPVSTPAIYEEPFADFKKEFGDRRPLPRLASEEEQDRDTVACMRESHLGIERKCSSMTVSSTSSLEAEVDFTVIMDLHSGAEDFSKGMSDVGERERQPEVGREDFEETSRFYSARLMGSRDKSPIEEGTHHEPPVAKKEASAVSTAHMMKRADSKTETHTNGSEIHGNIINVSPQSYGVISPREAPAALKENGSPVKAGTPGRESVVSPLTITAESVTSATTTQVTKTVKGGYSETRIEKRIIITGDDDVDQHQALAMAIQEAKQQHPDMLVTKAVVIRETESPTEEMQQQAES, from the exons GAACAGAACTCCAAGTATCTGGatgaacacagagagacagatgacaTGTCAGAGAAGACGTCCCCAAACAGGAACCTCAAATCTCCCCAGAAAGGCTCCAAACGACTTAAAACCGTCCCCTTCAAAATGACCCTGCTGGACACCTCCGAGTTCGAAGGCGAAATTGAG cAGAAACATTCCAAAGGACAGACCCTGATGGACATGGTGTGTGAGCACCTCAACTTGTTGGAGAAGGACTACTTTGGTCTGACCTTTGCCGACACAGACACCCAGAAG AACTGGTTGGACCCCTCAAAGGAGATCAAGAAGCAGATGCGCAGTGAGTCTTTTCCAA ACTCTCCGTGGCACTTTGCCTTCTCTGTTAAGTTCTACCCTCCAGATCCCTCCCAGCTCACTGAGGATATTACCAG ATACTACCTGTGTCTGCAGCTGAGGGATGACATGCTGTCAGGTCGACTGCCATGCTCGTTCGTCACTCACGCCCTCCTGGGCTCCTACAGTGTTCAAGCCGAGCTGGGGGACTACGACCAGGACGACCACGGCTCCGACTACGTCAGCGATTTCCGCTTTGCCCCCAATCAGACtcgagagctggaggagagggtCATGGAGCTCCATCGAAACTACAA GGGGATGACTCCAGCAGACGCTGAAATTAACTTCTTGGAGAACGCAAAGAAACTGTCAATGTACGGGGTGGACCTCCATCACGCTAAG GATTCTGAAGGGATTGACATAATGTTGGGTGTCTGTGCCAACGGCCTGCTGATTTACCGTGATAGGCTGAGGATCAACCGCTTCGCCTGGCCAAAGATCCTGAAGATCTCCTACAAGAGGAGCAACTTCTACATTAAGATAAGACCTGGAGAG TACGAGCAGTTTGAAAGTACAATCGGTTTTAAGCTTCCGAACCACAGAGCTGCCAAGAGGCTGTGGAAGGTCTGCATCGAGCATCACACCTTCTTCAG gctgGTGTCTCCAGAGCCTCCTCCTAAGGGCTTCTTGGTGATGGGTTCAAAGTTCCGATACAGTGGAAGGACACAGGCTCAAACCAGACAGGCCAGTGCTCTCATAGACCGGCCGGCTCCGCACTTTGACCGTTCCACCAGCAAGAGGTACCTGCTGTCCCGGAGCCTGGACGGAG CAGAGTTCTCAAGGCCGATTTCAGCCATGTGTGAGAACCACGATGGCCTCACCCACCGCAGCGTCAGTGAACAGCGTCGCCTCAACAGACCCTCTATGGACGAGCAGGAGACCGAGCTTGAGCCAAGTCTGGAGCAGGACGAGGACGACAAGGACCAAGAGCTGGAGGACAAGACAGAGGAAGAATATGACGGCGATGTCACTCcaagcagaaagaaagagatcaTG GAGGAGGCTGGGTCACCAGTTGACAGTAAACAGGAG TTTTTGGATAAGTCGAAGGACGTCTTGCTGAAGCACCAGGCCAGCATCAACGAGCTGAAGAGAGCCTTGAAGGAGCCCAACAGCAAGCTGTCGTACCGCGAGAAACATCTGTCAGCCACCTCCCCAACTGGCACGCCGGAGAAGAAGGCT TCGGTGGGCAGAGCAGTGGGGAAGGACCCTGTCAACAGTCTGTCTGTTGAGGGTTTCGTCCAGAAGACAGTGGTGACTTCCCCTGAG GGCTCTGAGGAGTGGGTATTGATTGAAAAACAAGAAACTTATCAACAGGACCATGACTGGAAGGCAGAAGAAAAGATCAAATCTCTCACATCGGATTCCTCatgggagacagaggaggtggaAAAAGAGATAGACCTTACCAAGATGATACATAAAGAGGTAACAGGGTATGacagaaaagaaatgaaaagccATATTGATGAATTTCCATCAACAAAATCATCCAGAGAGGCAGACGAGTGCTCTGAGTCCCGGCCGACTAATAAAAGCCGTTTTGTGATTCAATTATCTGAGAATGCAGACTTGTTGCCAGACAAATCTCAAAGTAAACCATCTCAAGCCTCAGACCCCGAGGCAAACAATGATGTGGCCCCGGGCTCGCTGAAGATAAAGGAGTGTTCAACGTCTAAACCAAGGAAAAAGAGGAGACCCCAGAGCTTAAACCTGGGAATGCCTCCCGAGCTCATCTACGGGAAAGAAAGCAGTGATTCTACTGAAGAAGGAAATGAGGGCTCGGAATCAGACATCAGTCCAGAACAAACCTCGAAAACAGGAAATCCTTGTGAATTATTGCCGGTGGAGACGATGAAAGATGATCAGGAATCAAGAAAGGATCAGACTGTCAGGGTCTATACAGACAACCAAGAGGATATATCAATAGAGAGCGAATGCAGACAGGTCTCCACTCAAGAAGCAGAGCAGGTGAAGAGAAAAGTGAGTCAGGTTGGGCCGGCCGATATCGATTTAGGCTCAGTGAATGGACCCGGGAAGACAGAGCAGGATAGTTCGTTAGCAGGTGTTAAAGGGGAGTGTGTGACGAAGGTGCGAGGGCGGGGCCTTATTGACAACAAAGAGCTAGCTGAGGTTAAGCTGCGACAGGTCAGGACGCATGAGAGGAAGATCAGTAGTTCCGGGGGAGAGGATATTGAGGGCCTCATGGGAGACAGAGGTCAGAGGACGTCTCTCCACCGACTGTCTGGCAGCAGCTGCCAGTCGGAAATCTCCAGGATTGTTCCTCTCAAGCCAGAGCGGTCAAAGAGTGTAGCATGTAAGGACGAGAGGGACAGGGACGAGCCCACACGGCTCATGAGAAGAGAATACCGCTGGTCGGTGGGCTCTCCGGAGGGATCCTTAGACCTTGCCTGGACTGACTCCGCCGCCTTCCATCCAGCATTCGCAGCAGATCTGGAGGGCATCGCTAAAGCAGAACATCCTGATGAGAGCTTTCAGTCTGGTAGAGGACCGACAGAGAGTCATTCGTTCAGCTCAAAGATTTCAGCGCTTCCCAAAATGGCTCCCCCAGCCCCACCAGTGAAAACACAGAAGGCTCGGGAGTCTGGACTCATACTGCGGAACAGCCGAAACGCCGGCAGGGAGCCAAGCCTGGACGCAGCCAAGAAGAGACACTCG GAGCCTGTCTCTACTCCTGCCATATATGAAGAGCCGTTTGCTGATTTCAAG AAGGAATTCGGGGACAGGAGGCCTCTGCCGAGGTTAGCctcagaggaggagcaggaccGGGACACGGTGGCCTGCATGAGGGAAAGCCACCTGGGCATCGAGCGCAAGTGCTCCAGCATGACGGTCAGCTCCACGTCCAGCCTGGAGGCCGAGGTCGACTTCACCGTCATCATGGACCTCCACTCTGGCGCGGAGGACTTCTCCAAAGGCATGTCGGatgtgggagagagggagcgacaGCCCGAGGTGGGCCGGGAGGACTTTGAGGAGACCTCCAGGTTCTACTCTGCCCGTCTAATGGGCTCCCGGGACAAGTCTCCCATTGAGGAGGGAACTCATCACGAG CCTCCCGTTGCAAAGAAAGAAGCCAGTGCTGTGAGCACGGCCCATATGATGAAGAGGGCTGACAGCAAGACGGAGACGCACACGAATGGCTCAGAGATCCACGGCAACATCATAAATGTCTCACCACAG AGCTATGGAGTCATCAGCCCGCGGGAGGCTCCTGCTGCGCTTAAAGAAAATGGCTCCCCT GTGAAAGCTGGAACTCCAGGGAGGGAGTCTGTTGTGTCCCCGCTGACCATCACTGCTGAGAGCGTAACCTCAGCAACTACAACTCAAGTTACCAAG ACTGTAAAAGGAGGCTACTCAGAGACCAGAATCGAGAAAAGGATTATAATCACAGGAGATGATGATGTGGACCAGCATCAG GCCCTCGCTATGGCCATCCAAGAGGCCAAGCAGCAGCACCCTGACATGCTGGTGACAAAAGCAGTGGTTATCAGGGAAACAGAGTCTCCTACTGAGGAGATGCAGCAGCAAGCAGAG TCCTGA
- the LOC115007887 gene encoding band 4.1-like protein 1 isoform X2 yields MQDSASDSKMAKQEQNSKYLDEHRETDDMSEKTSPNRNLKSPQKGSKRLKTVPFKMTLLDTSEFEGEIEKHSKGQTLMDMVCEHLNLLEKDYFGLTFADTDTQKNWLDPSKEIKKQMRSESFPNSPWHFAFSVKFYPPDPSQLTEDITRYYLCLQLRDDMLSGRLPCSFVTHALLGSYSVQAELGDYDQDDHGSDYVSDFRFAPNQTRELEERVMELHRNYKGMTPADAEINFLENAKKLSMYGVDLHHAKDSEGIDIMLGVCANGLLIYRDRLRINRFAWPKILKISYKRSNFYIKIRPGEYEQFESTIGFKLPNHRAAKRLWKVCIEHHTFFRLVSPEPPPKGFLVMGSKFRYSGRTQAQTRQASALIDRPAPHFDRSTSKRYLLSRSLDGAEFSRPISAMCENHDGLTHRSVSEQRRLNRPSMDEQETELEPSLEQDEDDKDQELEDKTEEEYDGDVTPSRKKEIMEEAGSPVDSKQEFLDKSKDVLLKHQASINELKRALKEPNSKLSYREKHLSATSPTGTPEKKASVGRAVGKDPVNSLSVEGFVQKTVVTSPEGSEEWVLIEKQETYQQDHDWKAEEKIKSLTSDSSWETEEVEKEIDLTKMIHKEVTGYDRKEMKSHIDEFPSTKSSREADECSESRPTNKSRFVIQLSENADLLPDKSQSKPSQASDPEANNDVAPGSLKIKECSTSKPRKKRRPQSLNLGMPPELIYGKESSDSTEEGNEGSESDISPEQTSKTGNPCELLPVETMKDDQESRKDQTVRVYTDNQEDISIESECRQVSTQEAEQVKRKVSQVGPADIDLGSVNGPGKTEQDSSLAGVKGECVTKVRGRGLIDNKELAEVKLRQVRTHERKISSSGGEDIEGLMGDRGQRTSLHRLSGSSCQSEISRIVPLKPERSKSVACKDERDRDEPTRLMRREYRWSVGSPEGSLDLAWTDSAAFHPAFAADLEGIAKAEHPDESFQSGRGPTESHSFSSKISALPKMAPPAPPVKTQKARESGLILRNSRNAGREPSLDAAKKRHSEPVSTPAIYEEPFADFKKEFGDRRPLPRLASEEEQDRDTVACMRESHLGIERKCSSMTVSSTSSLEAEVDFTVIMDLHSGAEDFSKGMSDVGERERQPEVGREDFEETSRFYSARLMGSRDKSPIEEGTHHEPPVAKKEASAVSTAHMMKRADSKTETHTNGSEIHGNIINVSPQSYGVISPREAPAALKENGSPVKAGTPGRESVVSPLTITAESVTSATTTQVTKTVKGGYSETRIEKRIIITGDDDVDQHQALAMAIQEAKQQHPDMLVTKAVVIRETESPTEEMQQQAES; encoded by the exons GAACAGAACTCCAAGTATCTGGatgaacacagagagacagatgacaTGTCAGAGAAGACGTCCCCAAACAGGAACCTCAAATCTCCCCAGAAAGGCTCCAAACGACTTAAAACCGTCCCCTTCAAAATGACCCTGCTGGACACCTCCGAGTTCGAAGGCGAAATTGAG AAACATTCCAAAGGACAGACCCTGATGGACATGGTGTGTGAGCACCTCAACTTGTTGGAGAAGGACTACTTTGGTCTGACCTTTGCCGACACAGACACCCAGAAG AACTGGTTGGACCCCTCAAAGGAGATCAAGAAGCAGATGCGCAGTGAGTCTTTTCCAA ACTCTCCGTGGCACTTTGCCTTCTCTGTTAAGTTCTACCCTCCAGATCCCTCCCAGCTCACTGAGGATATTACCAG ATACTACCTGTGTCTGCAGCTGAGGGATGACATGCTGTCAGGTCGACTGCCATGCTCGTTCGTCACTCACGCCCTCCTGGGCTCCTACAGTGTTCAAGCCGAGCTGGGGGACTACGACCAGGACGACCACGGCTCCGACTACGTCAGCGATTTCCGCTTTGCCCCCAATCAGACtcgagagctggaggagagggtCATGGAGCTCCATCGAAACTACAA GGGGATGACTCCAGCAGACGCTGAAATTAACTTCTTGGAGAACGCAAAGAAACTGTCAATGTACGGGGTGGACCTCCATCACGCTAAG GATTCTGAAGGGATTGACATAATGTTGGGTGTCTGTGCCAACGGCCTGCTGATTTACCGTGATAGGCTGAGGATCAACCGCTTCGCCTGGCCAAAGATCCTGAAGATCTCCTACAAGAGGAGCAACTTCTACATTAAGATAAGACCTGGAGAG TACGAGCAGTTTGAAAGTACAATCGGTTTTAAGCTTCCGAACCACAGAGCTGCCAAGAGGCTGTGGAAGGTCTGCATCGAGCATCACACCTTCTTCAG gctgGTGTCTCCAGAGCCTCCTCCTAAGGGCTTCTTGGTGATGGGTTCAAAGTTCCGATACAGTGGAAGGACACAGGCTCAAACCAGACAGGCCAGTGCTCTCATAGACCGGCCGGCTCCGCACTTTGACCGTTCCACCAGCAAGAGGTACCTGCTGTCCCGGAGCCTGGACGGAG CAGAGTTCTCAAGGCCGATTTCAGCCATGTGTGAGAACCACGATGGCCTCACCCACCGCAGCGTCAGTGAACAGCGTCGCCTCAACAGACCCTCTATGGACGAGCAGGAGACCGAGCTTGAGCCAAGTCTGGAGCAGGACGAGGACGACAAGGACCAAGAGCTGGAGGACAAGACAGAGGAAGAATATGACGGCGATGTCACTCcaagcagaaagaaagagatcaTG GAGGAGGCTGGGTCACCAGTTGACAGTAAACAGGAG TTTTTGGATAAGTCGAAGGACGTCTTGCTGAAGCACCAGGCCAGCATCAACGAGCTGAAGAGAGCCTTGAAGGAGCCCAACAGCAAGCTGTCGTACCGCGAGAAACATCTGTCAGCCACCTCCCCAACTGGCACGCCGGAGAAGAAGGCT TCGGTGGGCAGAGCAGTGGGGAAGGACCCTGTCAACAGTCTGTCTGTTGAGGGTTTCGTCCAGAAGACAGTGGTGACTTCCCCTGAG GGCTCTGAGGAGTGGGTATTGATTGAAAAACAAGAAACTTATCAACAGGACCATGACTGGAAGGCAGAAGAAAAGATCAAATCTCTCACATCGGATTCCTCatgggagacagaggaggtggaAAAAGAGATAGACCTTACCAAGATGATACATAAAGAGGTAACAGGGTATGacagaaaagaaatgaaaagccATATTGATGAATTTCCATCAACAAAATCATCCAGAGAGGCAGACGAGTGCTCTGAGTCCCGGCCGACTAATAAAAGCCGTTTTGTGATTCAATTATCTGAGAATGCAGACTTGTTGCCAGACAAATCTCAAAGTAAACCATCTCAAGCCTCAGACCCCGAGGCAAACAATGATGTGGCCCCGGGCTCGCTGAAGATAAAGGAGTGTTCAACGTCTAAACCAAGGAAAAAGAGGAGACCCCAGAGCTTAAACCTGGGAATGCCTCCCGAGCTCATCTACGGGAAAGAAAGCAGTGATTCTACTGAAGAAGGAAATGAGGGCTCGGAATCAGACATCAGTCCAGAACAAACCTCGAAAACAGGAAATCCTTGTGAATTATTGCCGGTGGAGACGATGAAAGATGATCAGGAATCAAGAAAGGATCAGACTGTCAGGGTCTATACAGACAACCAAGAGGATATATCAATAGAGAGCGAATGCAGACAGGTCTCCACTCAAGAAGCAGAGCAGGTGAAGAGAAAAGTGAGTCAGGTTGGGCCGGCCGATATCGATTTAGGCTCAGTGAATGGACCCGGGAAGACAGAGCAGGATAGTTCGTTAGCAGGTGTTAAAGGGGAGTGTGTGACGAAGGTGCGAGGGCGGGGCCTTATTGACAACAAAGAGCTAGCTGAGGTTAAGCTGCGACAGGTCAGGACGCATGAGAGGAAGATCAGTAGTTCCGGGGGAGAGGATATTGAGGGCCTCATGGGAGACAGAGGTCAGAGGACGTCTCTCCACCGACTGTCTGGCAGCAGCTGCCAGTCGGAAATCTCCAGGATTGTTCCTCTCAAGCCAGAGCGGTCAAAGAGTGTAGCATGTAAGGACGAGAGGGACAGGGACGAGCCCACACGGCTCATGAGAAGAGAATACCGCTGGTCGGTGGGCTCTCCGGAGGGATCCTTAGACCTTGCCTGGACTGACTCCGCCGCCTTCCATCCAGCATTCGCAGCAGATCTGGAGGGCATCGCTAAAGCAGAACATCCTGATGAGAGCTTTCAGTCTGGTAGAGGACCGACAGAGAGTCATTCGTTCAGCTCAAAGATTTCAGCGCTTCCCAAAATGGCTCCCCCAGCCCCACCAGTGAAAACACAGAAGGCTCGGGAGTCTGGACTCATACTGCGGAACAGCCGAAACGCCGGCAGGGAGCCAAGCCTGGACGCAGCCAAGAAGAGACACTCG GAGCCTGTCTCTACTCCTGCCATATATGAAGAGCCGTTTGCTGATTTCAAG AAGGAATTCGGGGACAGGAGGCCTCTGCCGAGGTTAGCctcagaggaggagcaggaccGGGACACGGTGGCCTGCATGAGGGAAAGCCACCTGGGCATCGAGCGCAAGTGCTCCAGCATGACGGTCAGCTCCACGTCCAGCCTGGAGGCCGAGGTCGACTTCACCGTCATCATGGACCTCCACTCTGGCGCGGAGGACTTCTCCAAAGGCATGTCGGatgtgggagagagggagcgacaGCCCGAGGTGGGCCGGGAGGACTTTGAGGAGACCTCCAGGTTCTACTCTGCCCGTCTAATGGGCTCCCGGGACAAGTCTCCCATTGAGGAGGGAACTCATCACGAG CCTCCCGTTGCAAAGAAAGAAGCCAGTGCTGTGAGCACGGCCCATATGATGAAGAGGGCTGACAGCAAGACGGAGACGCACACGAATGGCTCAGAGATCCACGGCAACATCATAAATGTCTCACCACAG AGCTATGGAGTCATCAGCCCGCGGGAGGCTCCTGCTGCGCTTAAAGAAAATGGCTCCCCT GTGAAAGCTGGAACTCCAGGGAGGGAGTCTGTTGTGTCCCCGCTGACCATCACTGCTGAGAGCGTAACCTCAGCAACTACAACTCAAGTTACCAAG ACTGTAAAAGGAGGCTACTCAGAGACCAGAATCGAGAAAAGGATTATAATCACAGGAGATGATGATGTGGACCAGCATCAG GCCCTCGCTATGGCCATCCAAGAGGCCAAGCAGCAGCACCCTGACATGCTGGTGACAAAAGCAGTGGTTATCAGGGAAACAGAGTCTCCTACTGAGGAGATGCAGCAGCAAGCAGAG TCCTGA